A genomic window from Thermincola ferriacetica includes:
- the argB gene encoding acetylglutamate kinase, with amino-acid sequence MNNAVEKANVLIEALPYIRKFYGKTVVIKYGGHAMINDELKQAVIKDVILMKLIGINPVIVHGGGPKITDMLKRLNIPSQFVGGCRVTDPATMEIVEMVLVGKINKEIVALINRHGGKAVGLSGKDANLIQAVRKMGKSIDNEGKELLQDIGFVGDVEKINPEIIQTVINEGYIPVVAPVGVGAEGESYNINADYVAGEIAIALKADKLILLTDVEGIFEDYNNKDTLISELKLNQVNEKITSGVISGGMIPKVECCVRAVEGGVTTTHILDGRIPHSILLEIFTDRGIGTMVVR; translated from the coding sequence TCAGGAAATTTTACGGTAAGACTGTGGTGATAAAATACGGCGGCCATGCAATGATAAATGACGAGCTAAAACAGGCCGTTATCAAAGATGTCATTTTGATGAAGCTTATCGGGATAAACCCTGTAATAGTTCATGGCGGTGGGCCGAAAATTACTGATATGCTGAAAAGGCTTAATATCCCTTCACAGTTTGTGGGCGGCTGCCGGGTTACGGATCCGGCCACCATGGAAATAGTGGAAATGGTTCTGGTTGGGAAGATAAATAAGGAAATTGTTGCCTTGATTAACAGGCATGGGGGCAAAGCGGTAGGATTGTCAGGCAAGGATGCCAACCTAATCCAGGCAGTCAGAAAGATGGGCAAATCTATTGATAATGAAGGCAAAGAATTGCTGCAGGATATAGGTTTTGTCGGGGATGTGGAGAAAATTAACCCGGAGATAATCCAAACTGTCATCAACGAGGGATATATTCCTGTTGTGGCGCCTGTTGGAGTCGGTGCGGAGGGCGAGAGTTATAACATCAATGCCGATTATGTGGCCGGGGAAATTGCCATAGCCCTGAAGGCAGATAAATTAATTTTGCTGACCGATGTGGAAGGAATATTTGAGGATTATAACAATAAAGATACCCTTATTTCAGAATTAAAGCTGAATCAGGTAAATGAGAAGATAACCAGCGGGGTTATTAGTGGGGGTATGATCCCCAAAGTAGAGTGCTGTGTCCGGGCAGTTGAGGGCGGAGTTACGACCACCCATATCCTGGACGGGAGGATACCCCATTCCATCCTGCTGGAAATCTTTACAGACCGCGGAATCGGGACAATGGTGGTAAGGTAA